In Desulfovibrio sp. 86, the following proteins share a genomic window:
- a CDS encoding ABC transporter permease: MISLAGRDILHAWGKFVFTGIGLGLLIGVTLVMAGVYRGMVDDGKALLDNSGADLWVVQKDTLGPYAESSSLNDDVYRAILAMPGVSQAANVTYLTMQVRKGESDVRTMVVGIAPGALGATPGWPPYLVAGRQITRGHYEAVADIATGFKLGDRLAIRRNHYTVVGLTRRMVSSSGDPMVFIPLKDAQEAQFLKDNDAIWQSRRRTEANPAFNRPGVPGLLDAVIASQSTNAFVNAVLVTLKPGHAPDEVAESIRRWKRLTVYTRAQMEDILVGKLIATSAKQIGMFLVILAIVSAAIVAFIIYSLTMDKIREIAVLKLIGTRNRTIAAMIMQQALALGVIGFVVGKITATFSAPLFPKYVLLTPMDSVTGFFAVLVICVLASIVAIRMALKVDPAEAIG; the protein is encoded by the coding sequence ATGATCAGCCTGGCCGGCCGCGACATTCTCCATGCCTGGGGAAAATTCGTCTTCACCGGCATCGGTCTGGGTCTGCTGATCGGCGTCACCCTGGTCATGGCTGGGGTGTACCGAGGCATGGTGGACGACGGCAAGGCGTTGCTCGACAACAGTGGCGCTGACCTTTGGGTGGTGCAAAAGGATACTCTGGGTCCTTATGCGGAGTCGTCCAGCCTCAACGATGACGTGTATCGCGCCATTCTCGCCATGCCGGGAGTCTCACAGGCAGCGAACGTGACCTACCTGACCATGCAGGTACGCAAGGGCGAGAGTGATGTACGCACCATGGTGGTCGGCATCGCGCCCGGTGCGTTGGGGGCTACACCCGGATGGCCTCCTTATCTCGTCGCTGGACGCCAGATCACGCGCGGTCACTACGAGGCGGTGGCCGACATCGCCACCGGCTTCAAACTGGGAGATCGTCTTGCCATTCGCCGAAATCATTACACCGTCGTGGGGCTGACACGGCGCATGGTGTCGTCCAGCGGCGACCCGATGGTATTCATTCCGCTCAAGGATGCCCAAGAGGCTCAGTTCCTCAAGGACAACGACGCCATTTGGCAAAGCCGGCGTCGCACCGAAGCCAACCCGGCCTTCAATCGACCCGGTGTTCCTGGTTTGCTGGATGCCGTGATTGCTTCACAGAGCACCAACGCGTTCGTCAATGCAGTGCTGGTCACTCTGAAACCTGGTCATGCGCCGGACGAGGTTGCCGAATCCATCCGACGCTGGAAGCGTTTGACGGTCTACACACGGGCACAGATGGAAGACATCCTCGTCGGCAAGTTGATCGCCACGTCGGCCAAACAGATAGGCATGTTCTTGGTGATTCTGGCCATCGTTAGCGCGGCCATCGTCGCTTTCATCATCTACTCGCTGACGATGGACAAAATCCGCGAGATCGCGGTATTGAAGCTCATCGGCACACGCAACCGAACTATCGCCGCGATGATCATGCAGCAGGCGCTCGCCTTGGGGGTGATTGGCTTCGTGGTCGGCAAGATCACCGCCACTTTCTCAGCCCCCCTGTTCCCCAAATATGTGCTGCTCACGCCAATGGATTCCGTGACCGGTTTTTTTGCCGTGCTCGTGATTTGCGTGCTGGCCAGCATCGTCGCCATTCGCATGGCACTCAAGGTCGATCCGGCCGAAGCGATAGGGTGA
- a CDS encoding ABC transporter ATP-binding protein, translating into MIGKGIRIEGLSKRFGKGDTAVYALKDVNMQVAPGEVVGLVGPSGSGKSTLLKCLGAVIDPSDGRMTLGNEVIYDGGWQVRDLRALRRDKIGFVFQSPYLIPFLDVTDNVALLPMLAGVANAEARAKALELLTALDVQHRVHAMPSQLSGGEQQRVAIARGLVNRPPVILADEPTAPLDSVRAMAVIRILNDMARKFETAIIVVTHDEKIIPTFKRIYHIRDGVTHEEAGEGREFE; encoded by the coding sequence ATGATTGGAAAAGGAATCCGCATCGAAGGCCTAAGCAAACGCTTTGGCAAAGGTGACACGGCTGTCTACGCGTTGAAGGACGTGAATATGCAGGTTGCACCAGGTGAGGTGGTCGGATTGGTCGGCCCTTCCGGCTCGGGCAAGAGCACGCTGCTTAAATGCCTGGGTGCGGTGATCGATCCGAGCGACGGCCGCATGACGCTGGGTAATGAAGTGATATACGACGGCGGTTGGCAAGTTCGTGATCTGCGCGCCTTGCGGCGCGACAAAATTGGTTTTGTCTTCCAATCGCCGTACCTGATTCCGTTTCTCGATGTCACCGACAACGTGGCCCTGCTGCCGATGCTTGCAGGCGTCGCGAATGCAGAGGCGCGAGCGAAGGCATTGGAATTGCTTACGGCGCTTGATGTGCAACACCGAGTTCACGCCATGCCATCGCAACTCTCCGGTGGCGAGCAGCAACGGGTTGCCATCGCGCGCGGATTGGTTAACCGCCCACCGGTGATCCTGGCGGATGAACCCACCGCACCTCTCGACAGCGTGCGTGCCATGGCGGTGATTCGCATCCTCAACGACATGGCTCGGAAGTTCGAGACCGCCATCATCGTCGTCACCCATGACGAAAAGATCATCCCCACTTTCAAGCGCATCTACCACATCCGCGACGGTGTGACCCATGAGGAAGCTGGCGAAGGGCGGGAGTTCGAATGA
- a CDS encoding cytochrome c, whose amino-acid sequence MTHRKHSHAFGTITLTVTACLLLWGFQLPAWAGDATQVEPLALRKIMQELGRNMQAITGAISQEKWVQVVQLAPKVAAHPEPPLTEKMRILAYLGADATKFRNFDAQTHEAALAMKLAAASSDGKAVIQSFAHVQESCLGCHQAFRKPFVEHFYGAR is encoded by the coding sequence ATGACCCACCGCAAACACAGCCACGCATTTGGAACTATCACCCTGACCGTTACGGCCTGCCTGCTTTTATGGGGTTTTCAGTTGCCAGCTTGGGCTGGTGACGCTACCCAGGTTGAGCCACTGGCGCTACGCAAGATCATGCAGGAACTCGGGCGCAACATGCAGGCTATTACCGGTGCGATTTCGCAGGAGAAATGGGTTCAGGTCGTTCAGCTCGCCCCAAAAGTTGCTGCACACCCCGAGCCACCGCTTACTGAAAAAATGCGCATCCTTGCTTACCTCGGCGCTGATGCGACCAAGTTCAGAAACTTTGACGCGCAGACTCACGAGGCGGCGCTGGCCATGAAGCTGGCTGCTGCGAGCAGCGACGGCAAGGCGGTGATCCAATCATTCGCCCACGTGCAGGAAAGCTGCTTGGGCTGCCACCAAGCTTTCCGTAAACCTTTCGTGGAGCATTTTTATGGAGCACGCTAA
- a CDS encoding efflux transporter outer membrane subunit, translating to MEHAKTCQRPISLKRRLAATYLVAGLVTAGLAGCAAGPDFQRPTAPDVARYTATPVADRTASAPTQFGETQRLVEGLPIETQWWQSLGSSALDGLINEAFHVSPTLASISANLRQAQELLAAQAGSTQYPQVDVALGSQRQQMSPSSQGLSGDARQFSLYNASVGVHYNLDLAGGNRRALEALAARADYRRFELNAARLALAGNMATAAITRARLAAQLEATTAILRVQDEQLRLAHERVRIGQASPDEALSLQAQAEQTRAELPALRKQLQQTEHLLAVLAGRAPGTGGIPAFTLADFTLPVEMPLVVPSELVRRRPDIQASEALLHAANADYGVAVAKLYPQINLSANLGSQALTTGALFGGGSAVWGLVAQLTQPLFNPGLPAEKRAALAAFDAAAANYQSVVLESLRNVADTLRAVESDAQTLTALAAADMAAQASLQSVERQYRLGAASYLQLLIAQQQAQSIRINMIAAQAQRLVDSVALYQALGGGVS from the coding sequence ATGGAGCACGCTAAAACATGCCAGCGCCCCATCAGCCTCAAAAGACGGCTTGCGGCAACTTACCTGGTAGCTGGTCTGGTCACCGCCGGTCTGGCCGGCTGCGCCGCCGGCCCTGATTTTCAGCGTCCCACCGCACCCGATGTGGCTCGCTACACTGCAACACCGGTGGCTGATAGAACCGCGTCCGCTCCCACGCAGTTCGGCGAAACACAACGTCTAGTCGAAGGGCTTCCGATCGAAACGCAATGGTGGCAAAGCTTGGGTTCATCCGCACTCGACGGACTGATCAACGAAGCTTTCCATGTCAGCCCGACGCTGGCGAGCATCAGCGCCAATTTGCGACAGGCGCAGGAGCTTCTTGCCGCACAGGCGGGCTCGACGCAATATCCACAGGTAGATGTCGCACTGGGATCTCAGCGCCAGCAAATGAGTCCCAGTAGCCAAGGGTTGAGCGGAGACGCACGTCAATTCAGCCTCTACAACGCCAGCGTTGGCGTGCATTACAACCTCGATCTGGCTGGCGGCAACCGGCGCGCACTCGAAGCCTTGGCTGCTCGCGCCGACTACCGTCGCTTCGAACTGAATGCTGCGCGCCTGGCCCTTGCCGGCAACATGGCAACCGCTGCCATTACCCGAGCACGCCTCGCCGCGCAACTAGAAGCCACTACTGCCATTTTGCGCGTGCAGGATGAGCAACTGCGCCTAGCCCATGAACGCGTGCGTATCGGTCAGGCCTCACCTGATGAAGCGTTGAGCCTACAAGCTCAGGCGGAGCAAACGCGGGCAGAACTGCCTGCGCTGCGTAAACAACTGCAACAAACCGAACATCTACTGGCGGTGCTAGCCGGTCGTGCCCCAGGCACGGGTGGCATCCCGGCCTTCACTCTGGCCGATTTCACTCTGCCCGTCGAGATGCCGCTCGTCGTGCCCTCAGAACTGGTGCGCCGCCGACCGGATATCCAGGCGTCAGAGGCGCTGTTGCATGCGGCCAATGCAGACTATGGTGTGGCTGTCGCCAAGCTCTACCCACAGATCAACCTGAGCGCCAACCTTGGCTCTCAAGCGCTGACCACCGGTGCCCTGTTCGGTGGTGGCTCGGCAGTGTGGGGCCTGGTTGCGCAGCTCACCCAGCCTCTTTTTAATCCAGGGCTACCCGCTGAAAAAAGAGCGGCGCTCGCCGCTTTTGATGCCGCCGCAGCCAATTACCAGAGCGTCGTATTGGAGTCTTTGCGTAACGTCGCCGACACCCTGCGCGCGGTGGAAAGCGATGCACAAACTTTGACTGCCCTCGCTGCCGCTGATATGGCTGCACAGGCCTCCTTGCAGTCGGTCGAGCGGCAATACCGGCTGGGCGCGGCCAGCTACCTGCAACTGCTCATCGCGCAGCAACAGGCACAGTCAATCCGGATCAATATGATTGCGGCCCAGGCACAACGCCTAGTCGATAGTGTTGCTTTATATCAGGCCCTGGGAGGTGGTGTCAGTTAA
- a CDS encoding recombinase family protein, with product MQGQRIGYVRVSSFDQNPDRQLEQIEVGKVFTDKASGKDTQRPELERLLAFVREGDTVVVHSMDRLARNLDDLRRIVQGLTQRGVRMEFVKEGLTFTGEDSPMANLMLSVMGAFAEFERALIRERQREGIVLAKQRGAYRGRKKSLNSEQIAELKRRVAAGDQKTLVARDFGISRETLYQYLRED from the coding sequence TTGCAAGGTCAACGTATCGGCTACGTCCGCGTCAGCAGCTTCGACCAGAATCCTGATCGACAACTGGAACAAATAGAAGTCGGCAAGGTATTCACCGATAAGGCTTCAGGCAAGGACACACAACGTCCCGAACTTGAAAGGCTGCTGGCCTTCGTCCGCGAGGGCGACACCGTGGTGGTGCATAGCATGGACAGGTTGGCACGCAACCTTGATGACCTGCGCCGCATCGTCCAAGGGCTGACACAACGGGGCGTGCGCATGGAGTTCGTCAAAGAAGGGCTGACGTTCACCGGCGAGGACTCACCGATGGCCAATCTGATGCTGTCGGTCATGGGAGCCTTTGCTGAGTTCGAGCGCGCCCTGATCCGCGAACGTCAGCGCGAGGGAATCGTGCTGGCCAAGCAGCGCGGTGCCTACCGGGGACGAAAGAAATCGCTGAACAGCGAACAAATTGCCGAGTTGAAACGGCGAGTTGCGGCAGGCGACCAAAAAACCTTGGTGGCCCGTGACTTCGGCATCAGCCGCGAAACCTTGTACCAGTACCTGCGGGAAGACTGA
- a CDS encoding Tn3 family transposase — MPRRSILSATERESLLALPDVKDELIRHYTFNETDLSVIRQRRGAANRLGFAVQLCYLRFPGIFLGVDEPPFPPLLRMVAAQLKVPVESWNDYGQREQTRREHLVELQTVFGFKPFTMSHYRQAVHTLTELALQTDKGIVLASTLVENLRRQSIILPAMNAIERASAEAITRANRSIHAALADSLIPVHRQRLDELLKRKDGSKMTWLAWLRQSPAKPNSRHMLEHIERLKAWQALDLPAGIERQVHQNRLLKIAREGGQMTPADLAKFESQRRYATLVALAIEGMATVTDEIIDLHDRIIGKLFNAAKNKHQQQFQASGKAINDKVRMYGRIGQALIEAKQSGGDPFAAIEAVMPWDTFAASVTEAQTLARPADFDFLHHIGESYATLRRYAPQFLDVLKLRAAPTAKGVLDAIDVLRGMNSDSARKVPADAPTAFIKPRWAKLVLTDEGIDRRYYELCALSELKNALRSGDVWVQGSRQFKDFDEYLVPIEKFATLKLASELPLAVATDCDQYLHDRLELLEAQLATVNRMAATNDLPDAIITTASGLKITPLDAAVPDAAQALIDQSAMLLPHLKITELLMEVDEWTGFTRHFTHLKTGDTAKDKTLLMTTILADGINLGLTKMAESCPGTTYAKLSWLQAWHVRDETYSTALAELVNAQFRQPFAGNWGDGTTSSSDGQNFRTGSKAESTGHINPKYGSSPGRTFYTHISDQYAPFSAKVVNVGLRDSTYVLDGLLYHESDLRIEEHYTDTAGFTDHVFGLMHFLGFRFAPRIRDLGDTKLFIPKGDTAYDALKPMISSDRLNIKAIRAHWDEILRLATSIKQGTVTASLMLRKLGSYPRQNGLAVALRELGRIERTLFILDWLQSVELRRRVHAGLNKGEARNALARAVFFYRLGEIRDRSFEQQRYRASGLNLVTAAIVLWNTVYLERATSALRAHGKALDDTLLQYLSPLGWEHINLTGDYLWRSSAKVGAGKFRPLRPLPPA; from the coding sequence ATGCCACGCCGCTCAATCCTGTCCGCCACCGAGCGCGAAAGTCTGCTGGCACTGCCAGATGTCAAAGACGAACTGATACGGCACTACACGTTCAACGAAACCGACCTGTCGGTGATCCGTCAGCGTCGCGGCGCCGCGAATCGATTGGGCTTCGCCGTGCAGCTTTGCTACTTGCGATTCCCTGGCATCTTCTTGGGCGTCGATGAACCTCCATTTCCGCCCCTGCTGCGCATGGTGGCCGCACAACTCAAGGTGCCGGTGGAAAGCTGGAACGATTACGGCCAGCGCGAGCAGACACGGCGGGAGCATTTGGTCGAGCTGCAAACGGTGTTTGGATTCAAGCCCTTCACCATGAGTCACTACCGGCAAGCCGTGCATACATTGACCGAACTGGCCTTGCAAACAGACAAAGGCATTGTGCTGGCCAGCACCCTTGTTGAAAACCTGCGGCGGCAGAGCATCATCCTACCCGCCATGAATGCCATCGAGCGCGCAAGCGCCGAGGCCATTACCCGTGCCAACCGGAGCATCCATGCGGCATTGGCCGATTCCTTGATACCTGTCCATCGCCAGCGCCTGGACGAACTGCTCAAGCGCAAGGATGGTAGCAAAATGACGTGGCTAGCGTGGCTGCGCCAATCGCCCGCCAAGCCGAACTCGCGCCACATGCTTGAACACATCGAACGCCTCAAAGCCTGGCAGGCGCTTGACCTACCTGCTGGCATCGAACGGCAGGTACACCAAAACCGCTTGCTCAAGATCGCCCGCGAGGGCGGCCAGATGACGCCCGCCGACCTGGCCAAGTTCGAGTCGCAGCGGCGTTACGCCACCTTGGTAGCACTGGCCATCGAGGGCATGGCCACCGTCACTGATGAAATCATCGACCTTCACGACCGCATCATCGGCAAGCTGTTCAATGCGGCCAAGAACAAGCATCAACAGCAGTTCCAGGCTTCCGGCAAGGCGATCAACGACAAGGTGCGGATGTATGGGCGCATCGGTCAGGCGCTGATTGAAGCCAAACAAAGCGGCGGCGATCCGTTCGCCGCCATCGAAGCGGTCATGCCGTGGGACACCTTCGCCGCCAGCGTCACCGAGGCGCAAACGCTGGCGCGGCCTGCCGATTTTGATTTCCTGCACCATATCGGCGAGAGTTACGCCACGCTGCGCCGCTATGCGCCGCAGTTCCTGGACGTGCTCAAACTGCGCGCCGCGCCCACCGCCAAGGGTGTGCTCGATGCCATCGACGTGCTGCGCGGCATGAACAGCGACAGCGCGCGCAAGGTGCCCGCCGATGCGCCAACCGCATTCATCAAGCCGCGCTGGGCAAAGCTGGTTCTGACCGACGAGGGTATTGACCGGCGTTACTACGAGTTATGCGCCCTGTCGGAGCTGAAGAACGCACTGCGCTCTGGTGATGTTTGGGTGCAGGGTTCGCGCCAGTTCAAGGACTTCGACGAATACCTGGTGCCGATCGAGAAGTTCGCCACCCTGAAGCTGGCCAGCGAATTGCCACTGGCCGTGGCCACCGACTGCGACCAATATCTGCATGACCGACTGGAATTATTGGAGGCGCAACTCGCCACAGTCAACCGCATGGCGGCGACCAACGACTTACCGGACGCCATCATCACCACTGCATCGGGCCTGAAGATCACGCCGCTGGACGCAGCGGTGCCAGACGCCGCGCAAGCCTTGATTGACCAGTCGGCGATGTTGCTGCCGCACCTCAAGATCACCGAGTTGCTGATGGAGGTCGATGAATGGACGGGCTTCACGCGCCACTTCACACACCTGAAGACCGGCGACACGGCCAAGGACAAAACCTTGCTGATGACGACGATTCTGGCTGATGGTATCAATCTTGGGCTCACCAAGATGGCCGAATCCTGCCCTGGCACCACCTACGCCAAGCTGTCTTGGCTGCAAGCCTGGCACGTTCGCGACGAAACCTATTCGACGGCGCTGGCCGAGCTGGTGAACGCACAGTTTCGACAACCCTTCGCCGGAAACTGGGGCGACGGCACCACGTCATCGTCGGACGGCCAGAACTTCCGAACCGGCAGCAAGGCAGAGAGCACCGGGCATATCAATCCGAAGTATGGAAGTAGCCCTGGGCGGACGTTCTATACCCATATCTCCGACCAATACGCGCCCTTCAGCGCCAAGGTGGTCAACGTCGGCTTGCGCGACTCGACCTATGTGCTCGATGGCCTGCTGTACCACGAGTCTGACTTGCGTATCGAGGAACACTACACCGACACGGCGGGCTTCACCGATCATGTGTTCGGCCTGATGCACTTTCTGGGATTCCGGTTCGCGCCGCGCATCCGCGACCTGGGCGACACCAAGCTGTTCATTCCCAAGGGCGATACTGCCTACGATGCACTCAAGCCGATGATTAGCAGCGACAGGCTGAACATCAAGGCTATTCGCGCTCATTGGGATGAAATCCTACGGCTGGCCACTTCGATCAAGCAGGGCACGGTGACGGCCTCGCTGATGCTGCGCAAGCTCGGCAGCTATCCGCGCCAAAACGGCTTGGCCGTCGCCCTGCGCGAGCTGGGGCGCATCGAGCGCACGCTGTTCATTCTGGATTGGCTGCAAAGCGTGGAGCTGCGCCGCCGCGTCCATGCGGGGCTGAATAAGGGCGAGGCGCGCAACGCGCTGGCCAGGGCGGTCTTCTTCTACCGATTGGGTGAAATCCGCGACCGCAGTTTTGAGCAGCAGCGCTACCGGGCCAGCGGCCTCAATCTGGTGACGGCGGCCATCGTGTTGTGGAACACGGTCTATCTGGAGCGTGCCACCAGTGCTTTGCGTGCCCACGGCAAGGCGCTGGACGACACGTTGCTGCAATATCTGTCACCGCTGGGGTGGGAGCATATCAACCTGACCGGCGATTACCTATGGCGCAGCAGTGCCAAGGTCGGTGCGGGGAAGTTCAGGCCATTGCGACCGCTGCCACCGGCTTAG
- a CDS encoding ATP-dependent nuclease, with protein MRVSRIKIANFRGVKSAELLLPAHGVLIGDNNTGKTTIFEALDLVLGPDRLNRQPPIDEHDFFKGCYTPTAASRQDVPIQDDAETTQEAVEIAEECAAPQIEIEVTLVDLTTEQKATLGDYAEYWDSIANKFYDVPAPEGIDAANITEALRVTFHGWYDAEDDDFEGKTYFTRSLTEGEKPEIFTKKHKRIFGFLYLRSVRTGSRALSLERGSLLDIILRIKEIRPQMWEDTLTTLSAITVANNPELGLSHTLESISTALKKYVPKEWGGEPHLKVSTLTREHLRKVITAFISTGDGEHAAPFYRQGTGTINMLVLAMLSQIAEGRQQNVIFVMEEPETAMPPYAQKRIIHEVQQLASQTLWLFRVFRG; from the coding sequence ATGCGTGTTTCTCGCATCAAAATTGCAAACTTTCGAGGCGTCAAGAGCGCTGAACTCCTCCTTCCTGCCCACGGAGTTCTGATCGGCGACAACAACACCGGGAAGACAACCATTTTTGAAGCACTTGATCTTGTCCTTGGCCCAGATCGTCTTAATCGACAGCCCCCAATTGACGAGCATGATTTTTTCAAAGGTTGCTATACACCAACTGCCGCAAGCAGACAGGATGTCCCAATACAAGATGATGCAGAAACTACACAAGAGGCTGTAGAAATTGCTGAAGAATGCGCTGCCCCTCAAATTGAGATCGAAGTGACTCTTGTAGATTTGACTACAGAGCAGAAGGCCACTTTGGGTGATTACGCTGAATATTGGGATTCCATAGCAAACAAATTTTATGATGTCCCAGCTCCTGAAGGAATAGATGCCGCCAATATCACTGAGGCGCTTCGCGTCACCTTTCACGGCTGGTATGATGCCGAAGATGACGACTTTGAAGGGAAGACATATTTTACCCGAAGCCTTACCGAAGGGGAAAAGCCTGAGATTTTTACAAAAAAACACAAAAGGATATTTGGTTTTTTGTATCTTCGTTCCGTGCGGACTGGTTCACGTGCATTAAGTTTAGAGCGCGGAAGCTTGCTTGACATCATTTTGCGCATTAAAGAAATAAGACCACAAATGTGGGAAGATACTCTCACTACACTTTCAGCTATAACGGTGGCCAACAACCCAGAACTTGGTCTGTCACATACCCTAGAGAGTATAAGCACTGCATTAAAAAAATATGTTCCAAAAGAATGGGGAGGAGAGCCTCACTTAAAGGTATCAACGTTGACTCGTGAACATCTTAGAAAGGTAATTACTGCGTTTATTTCAACTGGTGATGGAGAGCATGCAGCACCATTTTATCGGCAAGGGACAGGCACAATCAATATGCTTGTCCTGGCAATGCTTTCGCAAATAGCAGAAGGAAGACAGCAGAATGTAATCTTCGTTATGGAAGAGCCAGAAACGGCAATGCCGCCCTATGCTCAAAAACGTATTATCCACGAAGTACAGCAACTAGCGTCACAAACTCTTTGGCTCTTCCGGGTTTTCCGTGGGTAG